A genomic window from Archaeoglobus profundus DSM 5631 includes:
- a CDS encoding CBS domain-containing protein encodes MVLPKDDIMKVKDVMTKNVIYAELPSTRDKVLEILKKHNVSAAPVLKSGKLVGIVTIKDLLRKIEEDQLALLMTENPVTVKPNDSIKKVVEIFLKNPFRRLPVVERGKLVGFLTVRNIIKKIAEMNIEKPVKDYMCNEVVCVWDGMPLNVCGEVMRLSGSELCPVLDDNAKLVGLVDEKIMLTESLIEEFIEKTQYSSSSDVDDEWSWEGTRDYVTKFFEVSVLKLPKDPVKNFMKKPAYVYPQTTVSKCAKEMIRNDVDHIPVLDHMDRICGIVKDKGLIKVLLEI; translated from the coding sequence ATGGTGCTGCCAAAGGACGACATAATGAAGGTAAAGGATGTTATGACTAAAAATGTAATTTATGCGGAACTTCCAAGCACGAGAGATAAGGTTCTCGAGATCCTGAAGAAGCACAACGTCTCTGCAGCACCAGTTCTAAAAAGCGGTAAGCTCGTAGGAATCGTCACCATAAAGGATCTTCTGAGAAAGATAGAGGAGGATCAGCTAGCTTTACTGATGACCGAAAATCCGGTTACTGTCAAACCTAACGACAGCATAAAGAAGGTAGTTGAAATATTCTTAAAAAACCCATTTAGGAGACTTCCAGTTGTTGAAAGGGGTAAGCTCGTTGGATTTCTAACGGTTAGAAACATCATAAAGAAGATTGCTGAGATGAATATAGAGAAGCCAGTTAAAGACTACATGTGTAACGAAGTTGTGTGCGTTTGGGACGGTATGCCTTTAAATGTGTGTGGAGAAGTTATGAGGCTTAGTGGTTCGGAGTTATGCCCCGTTTTGGATGACAACGCTAAACTTGTTGGTTTGGTGGATGAGAAGATCATGCTAACTGAAAGTTTGATAGAGGAGTTTATTGAGAAAACGCAGTACTCTTCATCAAGTGATGTTGACGATGAGTGGAGTTGGGAGGGCACGAGAGATTACGTTACCAAGTTCTTTGAAGTTAGCGTTCTGAAACTACCGAAGGATCCCGTTAAAAATTTCATGAAGAAACCAGCTTACGTATATCCTCAGACCACCGTTTCAAAGTGTGCCAAGGAAATGATTAGGAATGATGTAGATCACATACCCGTTTTGGATCATATGGACAGAATATGTGGAATAGTGAAGGATAAAGGATTGATAAAGGTCTTGCTTGAGATATGA
- a CDS encoding universal stress protein, with amino-acid sequence MSIVVGLDGSDRSFRALRFALEEGKLRGVKVYAVHSLFGGDRTDMGDIERGEKILEEARKIAEEYGVEFEAKMLIRGKSPGEDIVEFAEEVNAIMIVLGMKRRSLMEEVILGKAAKYVVVKAKQPVVLVK; translated from the coding sequence ATGAGCATAGTTGTGGGTTTGGATGGTTCTGATCGAAGCTTTAGAGCTCTTAGGTTTGCTTTGGAAGAGGGAAAGCTAAGAGGAGTTAAAGTTTACGCAGTGCACTCTCTATTCGGTGGAGATCGAACCGATATGGGAGATATTGAAAGGGGAGAGAAAATACTCGAAGAAGCCAGAAAGATTGCTGAAGAGTACGGTGTGGAGTTCGAGGCCAAGATGTTAATTAGAGGAAAGAGCCCGGGTGAAGACATAGTCGAATTTGCGGAGGAAGTGAATGCAATAATGATAGTTCTGGGAATGAAAAGGAGGTCGTTGATGGAAGAGGTCATACTTGGAAAGGCTGCGAAGTACGTTGTGGTTAAGGCCAAACAACCGGTTGTTCTGGTCAAGTAA
- a CDS encoding ribonuclease Z, producing the protein MLLKVTFLGTSGTVPAPNRNPSAILIQFEGIRLLFDCGEGTQRQMMIAKTGFKIHSVFITHLHTDHFIGIFGLIETMSLNERTERLRVFVPKENVDFMKTLFRMFGYHNLNYPIEVYGLKDGDEVDFGKFKILAFKTDHIVPSLGYALIERDRPGKFDRAKAEALGIPPGPLYSKLVRGEAIEINGRIITPDMVVGPKRRGRKVVYTGDTRPTERTIEVARDADLLIHDASFTSDLQDWAIQTKHSTAREAAEIAKRANVRQLILTHISARYSKDATPLLEEAKEIFENVVVAEDFMSIEVKYRD; encoded by the coding sequence ATGCTTCTCAAAGTCACATTCTTGGGAACTTCTGGAACGGTTCCAGCACCAAATAGAAATCCTTCGGCAATTCTCATTCAATTTGAAGGAATAAGATTACTATTCGATTGTGGAGAGGGGACGCAGAGACAGATGATGATTGCAAAAACGGGTTTTAAAATACACAGTGTGTTCATAACTCATCTTCACACAGATCACTTCATCGGAATTTTTGGCTTAATCGAAACGATGTCTTTGAATGAGAGAACCGAGAGATTGAGAGTTTTCGTTCCAAAAGAGAATGTCGATTTTATGAAAACTCTTTTCAGAATGTTTGGTTATCACAACCTGAATTACCCGATAGAGGTTTACGGATTAAAAGATGGGGACGAAGTCGATTTTGGCAAGTTTAAGATTCTGGCATTTAAGACTGATCACATCGTCCCAAGCTTGGGATACGCCTTAATAGAGAGGGATAGACCCGGTAAGTTCGATAGGGCTAAAGCTGAGGCTTTGGGAATACCGCCCGGCCCACTGTACTCTAAGCTTGTGAGGGGTGAAGCGATAGAGATCAACGGCAGAATAATAACGCCAGACATGGTTGTTGGGCCGAAAAGGAGGGGTAGAAAAGTCGTTTACACAGGAGATACAAGACCAACAGAGAGAACGATTGAAGTGGCTAGAGATGCTGACCTGCTTATACACGATGCATCCTTCACAAGCGATTTACAGGATTGGGCAATCCAGACAAAGCATTCTACCGCAAGAGAAGCAGCTGAAATTGCCAAGAGAGCGAACGTTAGGCAACTGATATTGACTCACATAAGTGCGAGGTATTCGAAAGATGCTACGCCCCTTCTTGAAGAAGCTAAAGAAATCTTTGAAAACGTTGTGGTTGCTGAAGACTTTATGAGTATAGAAGTGAAGTATAGAGATTAG
- the rpsJ gene encoding 30S ribosomal protein S10, translating to MPIKGPKARIRLSGLNPKDLDRICQQIKEIANKTGVAISGPIPLLTRRLVIPVRKAPDGEGSETYDHWEMRIHKRLIDIAADERALRQIMRIQVPKDVNIEIVLES from the coding sequence ATGCCGATTAAAGGTCCAAAGGCGAGAATAAGACTCTCTGGCCTAAATCCAAAGGATTTGGACAGAATCTGCCAGCAGATCAAAGAGATAGCTAACAAAACTGGAGTTGCCATAAGCGGACCGATTCCGTTACTCACTAGAAGGTTGGTCATTCCAGTGAGAAAGGCTCCGGATGGAGAGGGCAGTGAAACATACGACCACTGGGAGATGAGAATACACAAGAGGTTGATAGATATAGCAGCAGATGAGAGAGCTCTGAGGCAGATAATGAGAATTCAGGTTCCTAAAGATGTAAACATTGAAATCGTCTTGGAGAGCTAA
- a CDS encoding branched-chain amino acid ABC transporter permease, which produces MAWEIVTTVLFWFGLYAIVAISLNLEYGYAGIPNFGRCLAVVVGAVAVGGVVVRLLMFMFNVNGQFLVASGQASSIANDIIAHNPLFGIGLLILSLVIACLIGMLVGAIFILPSAKLSEDYLAITLLAISEVVLQILYYSTDIAGGYYGVSIPDVLNFVPSGRDVVFIGIILVVAFLVFVFAEKLLNTPYGRILRAMRENENVVKAFGRDIMVLRVKIVAIGSGIAALAGALYALYTANVAGILNLYSRFYWTFLPFLMIILGGLSNNRGVLAGAFVFATTKVLLETYKFEIKTLLHIPFSSTWLGYMLFGAVTLLILYYRPEGLIKEKPIATKPIKGRMRKG; this is translated from the coding sequence ATGGCTTGGGAGATAGTAACCACAGTATTGTTTTGGTTTGGACTCTACGCGATAGTAGCAATAAGCTTAAACTTGGAGTACGGATATGCTGGAATACCTAACTTTGGAAGATGTTTGGCCGTTGTTGTTGGGGCCGTAGCTGTTGGTGGCGTAGTTGTAAGGCTACTCATGTTCATGTTCAATGTAAATGGTCAGTTTCTCGTTGCGAGTGGTCAAGCCTCTTCAATTGCAAACGATATAATTGCACACAACCCGCTCTTTGGAATAGGGTTGCTTATTCTTTCCCTCGTCATTGCTTGTCTAATCGGAATGCTGGTCGGTGCGATATTTATACTCCCAAGCGCTAAGCTATCTGAGGATTACCTTGCGATAACACTCTTAGCGATAAGTGAAGTAGTTTTGCAGATACTTTACTACAGCACGGACATTGCCGGTGGTTATTACGGCGTCTCAATACCAGACGTTTTGAATTTTGTTCCCAGTGGTAGAGATGTTGTCTTTATAGGTATTATCTTAGTTGTGGCGTTTCTAGTCTTCGTCTTTGCTGAGAAGCTTCTGAATACACCCTACGGTAGAATTCTAAGGGCAATGAGAGAAAACGAGAATGTTGTTAAAGCATTTGGAAGAGATATAATGGTATTAAGAGTTAAAATAGTGGCAATAGGTTCTGGAATTGCCGCTCTCGCCGGAGCACTCTACGCATTATATACGGCAAACGTTGCGGGAATATTGAACCTTTACAGTAGATTCTACTGGACATTCTTACCGTTCCTAATGATAATACTTGGTGGTCTGAGTAACAACAGGGGAGTTCTGGCAGGAGCATTTGTCTTTGCTACAACAAAAGTTCTACTTGAAACATATAAGTTCGAGATAAAAACTCTCTTGCACATTCCCTTCTCTTCCACTTGGCTGGGATACATGCTCTTCGGTGCGGTAACTCTGTTGATATTATACTACAGACCTGAAGGACTCATAAAGGAGAAACCTATAGCGACTAAGCCTATCAAAGGGAGAATGAGGAAGGGTTAG
- a CDS encoding ABC transporter substrate-binding protein, with the protein MRKVWVLLAIVTALLLSPTALAEKQTIKIGVLVDLSGDLSTYGNDIKDTLSIAKDKINEYFEEKGLPYQVEFVVEDTQINPTRALELTQELYSKGIKLIVGPMGSGEVANIKGFVTNNKIIIISPSSTALPQIIGFAKPEDKKYIFRFVGTDDLQTDAITGELKDLGIKAVVIVYRDNAWGRGLYECIKPKLENEGIEIGEVIPYPDQIPTDWSTHIASAENAVNDLLKKYNTKEVAIVAFSYEEIFTMMAQADQNSVLFKVLWFGCDGTAKSDKISDVCGKVEKVGMYSTLFSSKGKAYEELVEEYQKRGFGEHPYQYALNAYDAAWVLALSYVEVINKTGSYDPDVMAETIPVVTEKYSNGEYGVYPVSGYIKLNEWNDRASGDYAIWYVNDQCEWDLAGIWKFETKTIEWMHKPSAPVVTEETTTATVATTEKTPGFEGVLAVAGLLAVVYAIRRRA; encoded by the coding sequence ATGAGGAAAGTTTGGGTCTTGTTAGCAATTGTGACAGCCCTCTTGTTAAGTCCCACCGCCTTGGCAGAAAAGCAGACTATAAAGATCGGAGTGCTAGTTGACCTCTCTGGAGACCTCTCAACCTATGGTAATGACATAAAAGACACGTTATCCATAGCTAAGGACAAGATAAACGAGTATTTTGAAGAAAAAGGATTGCCGTATCAAGTTGAATTCGTTGTCGAAGACACTCAGATAAACCCCACAAGAGCGCTTGAACTCACACAGGAACTCTATAGTAAGGGTATAAAGCTGATAGTAGGGCCAATGGGTAGTGGAGAAGTTGCAAACATAAAAGGCTTTGTTACAAACAACAAAATTATAATAATTTCGCCATCATCAACTGCACTGCCTCAGATAATTGGATTTGCTAAGCCCGAAGATAAGAAGTACATCTTCAGATTCGTTGGAACCGACGATCTGCAGACCGATGCAATTACGGGTGAGCTTAAGGATCTTGGAATAAAGGCAGTTGTAATAGTGTATAGAGACAACGCTTGGGGTAGAGGACTTTACGAGTGCATAAAGCCGAAACTCGAAAATGAAGGAATAGAAATTGGTGAAGTTATTCCTTATCCAGATCAGATTCCAACAGACTGGTCAACCCACATAGCGAGCGCTGAGAATGCCGTTAACGATTTGCTAAAGAAATACAACACCAAAGAAGTAGCCATAGTCGCGTTCAGCTACGAAGAAATCTTCACAATGATGGCTCAGGCCGATCAGAATTCCGTGCTGTTCAAAGTCCTATGGTTTGGATGTGATGGTACAGCAAAGAGTGACAAAATAAGTGATGTGTGTGGCAAGGTTGAAAAGGTCGGAATGTATTCAACGCTGTTCAGCTCCAAGGGTAAGGCTTACGAAGAGCTTGTTGAGGAGTATCAAAAGAGAGGATTTGGCGAACATCCGTATCAATACGCATTGAACGCATACGACGCTGCATGGGTTCTTGCATTGAGCTATGTCGAGGTTATAAACAAGACTGGTAGTTACGATCCAGACGTAATGGCTGAAACAATTCCAGTAGTTACGGAGAAGTACAGCAACGGTGAATACGGCGTTTACCCGGTCAGCGGTTACATAAAGCTAAATGAGTGGAATGACAGAGCAAGTGGTGACTACGCAATATGGTACGTAAACGACCAGTGCGAGTGGGATCTCGCTGGAATCTGGAAGTTCGAAACAAAGACGATTGAGTGGATGCATAAGCCAAGCGCACCAGTTGTAACAGAAGAGACCACGACGGCAACGGTTGCAACAACAGAGAAGACGCCCGGATTTGAAGGAGTCCTTGCAGTAGCGGGATTATTGGCAGTTGTTTACGCAATAAGAAGGAGAGCATGA
- a CDS encoding branched-chain amino acid ABC transporter ATP-binding protein produces the protein MIKIENLNAGYRELHILFDINAEMPKNKITTIVGPNGSGKSTLLKAIYGLATIYSGSVKLDGKDITHVPPHDKARLGLAYLPQIENVFVNLTVMENLKIAGYILEKNELEERIKMALDFFPELKYYTNRKAGTLSGGERQFLAIAMALVKNAKVIMLDEPTAQLSPKLAETVFQKIVELRDELGLTVVLVEQNAKRALEISDKAYMLISGRVVFEGSARDLLEHEKFERYCMGLT, from the coding sequence TTGATAAAGATAGAAAACTTGAACGCTGGATACAGGGAGTTGCACATACTCTTCGATATTAACGCTGAAATGCCTAAGAACAAGATAACTACAATAGTGGGACCGAACGGCTCTGGCAAATCTACACTCCTCAAAGCCATTTACGGGCTAGCAACTATATATTCGGGAAGCGTTAAGCTAGACGGGAAAGATATAACCCATGTACCCCCTCACGACAAGGCTAGATTGGGATTAGCCTATCTACCTCAAATAGAGAATGTGTTCGTAAATTTGACTGTGATGGAGAACCTGAAGATAGCGGGATACATCCTCGAAAAAAACGAGCTTGAAGAGAGAATAAAAATGGCCCTTGACTTCTTCCCGGAGCTGAAATACTACACCAATAGAAAAGCAGGAACGCTAAGTGGTGGTGAGAGGCAGTTCTTAGCAATCGCAATGGCTCTCGTAAAGAACGCCAAAGTTATAATGCTCGACGAGCCTACAGCCCAACTCTCGCCAAAGTTAGCCGAGACGGTTTTTCAGAAGATCGTAGAGCTAAGAGATGAACTTGGATTAACAGTTGTTTTGGTCGAACAGAATGCCAAGAGAGCCTTAGAGATCAGCGATAAGGCTTACATGCTAATAAGTGGAAGAGTAGTATTTGAAGGAAGTGCAAGAGATTTGCTCGAGCACGAGAAGTTTGAAAGATATTGTATGGGCTTAACCTAA
- the cutA gene encoding divalent-cation tolerance protein CutA, giving the protein MFVFIYITARDFEEARKIARHLLEKKLIACANIFPVRSMFWWEGNIEDCIEFVVICKTKAEKFKEIKEEVKKIHSYEVPCICSFVVEEGLREFLDWIEKTVQ; this is encoded by the coding sequence ATGTTCGTGTTCATATACATAACCGCAAGAGATTTTGAAGAGGCTAGAAAGATCGCAAGACATCTTTTGGAGAAAAAGCTCATAGCTTGCGCAAACATATTTCCAGTGAGATCGATGTTCTGGTGGGAAGGAAATATTGAGGACTGCATTGAGTTTGTCGTTATTTGTAAGACAAAAGCTGAAAAGTTCAAGGAGATAAAGGAGGAAGTCAAGAAGATACACAGCTACGAAGTGCCTTGTATATGCAGTTTCGTCGTAGAGGAGGGGTTGAGAGAGTTTCTAGACTGGATAGAAAAGACGGTACAATGA
- a CDS encoding branched-chain amino acid ABC transporter permease encodes MALIEGALIYANLMVLLALGLTITYITTSVPNFAQGSFAVFGSYVALTFLQICNIHPYHSLPLCFLFGGLLGLATYLIALRPLIGRGASVVTLMIATLAWDILLLGVIGAYSGFLSSITKKSTTNFLFTPLDFPVVGLHGRLVVSSLVILLTIVFLTFLLYKTKFGIALRASMENPALAEIMGINVEYTRLFSWFLSGALAGLAGGILPFKQQIFPVTGDVLIVSIFASSIVGGLSSLLGAVIGGYIVGLSESLASYALSLYFGPAILSYSKVIPLSILIATLLIAPKGIVSIRWRRLLKWLGR; translated from the coding sequence ATGGCTCTCATAGAAGGTGCCTTAATTTACGCAAATCTCATGGTTCTTCTAGCATTAGGTCTCACAATCACATACATAACTACGTCTGTTCCCAACTTTGCTCAAGGTTCGTTCGCAGTTTTTGGCTCATATGTAGCTCTAACTTTCCTGCAAATCTGTAACATACATCCTTATCACTCCCTACCACTGTGTTTTCTCTTCGGTGGTTTGCTCGGATTGGCAACGTACTTAATCGCTCTAAGACCCCTTATAGGCAGGGGGGCTTCTGTCGTAACGCTTATGATCGCAACACTCGCTTGGGATATTCTTCTCTTGGGAGTTATAGGGGCTTACTCTGGATTTTTATCCTCCATAACAAAGAAAAGCACGACCAATTTCTTATTTACACCCTTAGACTTTCCCGTTGTAGGACTTCACGGCAGACTTGTAGTTTCAAGCTTGGTTATATTGCTTACAATCGTATTTCTGACTTTCTTGCTATATAAGACAAAGTTTGGTATAGCTCTTAGAGCATCGATGGAAAATCCTGCCCTAGCTGAGATAATGGGAATAAACGTGGAATATACTCGCCTTTTCTCTTGGTTTTTATCAGGTGCATTGGCTGGATTGGCGGGAGGAATCTTGCCATTTAAACAGCAGATATTCCCGGTAACGGGTGATGTCTTAATAGTTTCAATCTTTGCTTCAAGCATCGTAGGTGGCTTAAGCAGTCTGTTAGGTGCAGTAATAGGCGGATACATCGTAGGTCTTTCGGAGAGCCTTGCATCTTATGCACTTTCACTGTACTTCGGACCAGCTATTCTTTCGTACAGTAAAGTCATACCCCTTTCAATACTAATCGCAACTCTCCTGATAGCTCCAAAAGGAATCGTTAGTATAAGGTGGAGGAGGTTATTGAAATGGCTTGGGAGATAG
- the tuf gene encoding translation elongation factor EF-1 subunit alpha produces MAKEKEHINVAIIGHVDHGKSTLIGRLLYEAGQIPPHIIEQYRKEAEQKGKATFEFAWVMDRLKEERERGVTIDVAHRKIETNKYIVTIIDCPGHRDFIKNMITGTSQADAAILVVDVAECVQPQTKEHVFLARTLGINQIIVAMNKMDRVNYDQKKFEECKEKVAKLLKLVGYKIEEVPFIPVSAYYGDNVYKRSDKMPWYNGPTIFEAFDMLKPPVKLIDKPLRIPIQDVYSIKGVGTVPVGRVESGVLRVGDKVIFEPPGVVGEVKSIEMHHEPLQEAKPGDNIGFNVRGVSKKDIRRGDVTGHLDNPPTVAKDFTAQIIVLQHPTAITVGYTPVVHAHTAQVACRFVELQKKIDPRTGAVKEENPQFLKTGDAAIVKLEPTRPMVIERVKDIPPLGRFAVRDMGMTIAAGMVIDVTPRK; encoded by the coding sequence ATGGCAAAGGAGAAGGAGCACATAAACGTGGCTATAATTGGACACGTAGACCATGGAAAGAGCACACTGATTGGTAGATTGCTGTATGAGGCGGGGCAGATACCACCACACATAATCGAGCAGTACAGAAAGGAGGCTGAGCAGAAAGGTAAAGCGACTTTCGAGTTCGCTTGGGTAATGGACAGGTTGAAGGAAGAGAGAGAAAGAGGTGTTACGATTGACGTAGCTCACAGGAAAATAGAGACTAACAAGTACATTGTAACGATTATCGATTGCCCAGGTCACAGAGACTTCATCAAGAACATGATCACCGGTACATCTCAGGCTGATGCAGCTATACTCGTCGTAGATGTAGCTGAGTGTGTACAGCCACAGACTAAGGAGCATGTATTCCTTGCAAGAACTCTCGGTATAAACCAGATAATCGTTGCAATGAACAAGATGGACAGAGTAAACTACGACCAGAAGAAGTTTGAGGAGTGTAAGGAGAAGGTTGCAAAGTTGCTCAAGCTCGTAGGTTACAAGATTGAGGAAGTGCCATTCATACCTGTTTCAGCTTACTACGGTGACAACGTCTACAAGAGGAGTGACAAGATGCCGTGGTACAACGGACCAACGATATTCGAGGCTTTCGACATGCTCAAGCCACCAGTTAAATTGATCGACAAGCCGTTGAGAATACCAATACAGGACGTCTACTCAATCAAGGGTGTTGGAACTGTTCCAGTTGGAAGAGTTGAGAGTGGAGTATTGAGGGTTGGAGACAAGGTAATCTTCGAGCCACCAGGTGTCGTTGGAGAAGTTAAGAGCATTGAAATGCACCACGAACCATTGCAGGAAGCAAAGCCGGGAGACAACATAGGTTTCAACGTCAGAGGTGTTAGCAAGAAGGACATCAGGAGAGGAGACGTAACTGGACACTTGGACAACCCGCCAACAGTCGCAAAGGACTTCACCGCTCAGATAATCGTACTACAGCACCCAACAGCTATCACAGTCGGTTACACACCAGTAGTTCACGCGCACACAGCACAGGTTGCATGCAGATTTGTTGAGTTGCAGAAGAAGATTGACCCAAGGACCGGTGCCGTCAAAGAGGAGAACCCACAGTTCCTCAAGACTGGTGACGCTGCAATTGTCAAGCTAGAGCCAACGAGACCAATGGTAATCGAAAGAGTCAAGGACATCCCACCACTTGGCAGATTTGCAGTGAGAGACATGGGTATGACCATCGCAGCTGGAATGGTAATTGATGTGACTCCAAGGAAGTAA
- a CDS encoding nucleotidyltransferase domain-containing protein, translated as MKVATYRGRGEVVYTKEHWKILKEKRKRAKEVMERLKSFGIESIVYGSVARGDVNKNSDVDIFIPHQVPSYKIELALEGFEILERRIVQATPNYAIKGEFVLTDNTTVSFPLVKMRENELDFYRFGGCLDYQEILQDKRIAGVDKRLVLIIPTKNGHIEIPVSDVQPSYVAKVLGVSLEIVEERIRVLEKRREIGRTGIFLCESVPSFTSFEAHLMEIAKSNPMVRKRLFS; from the coding sequence ATGAAAGTTGCGACTTATAGAGGAAGAGGAGAGGTAGTGTACACAAAGGAGCACTGGAAAATTTTGAAGGAAAAGAGAAAGAGGGCAAAAGAAGTCATGGAGAGATTGAAGAGCTTTGGAATAGAATCCATAGTTTATGGATCCGTTGCAAGGGGAGACGTTAACAAGAACAGCGATGTCGATATATTCATTCCACACCAAGTGCCCTCTTACAAGATAGAGCTCGCATTGGAAGGTTTTGAAATTCTTGAGAGGAGAATAGTTCAAGCAACTCCGAACTACGCTATAAAGGGTGAGTTCGTTCTGACTGATAACACAACTGTAAGCTTTCCACTCGTCAAGATGAGAGAAAATGAACTCGATTTTTATAGATTCGGAGGTTGCCTAGATTATCAAGAAATCTTACAGGATAAGAGGATAGCTGGTGTCGATAAGAGACTAGTTCTGATAATTCCAACTAAGAACGGACACATAGAAATACCCGTAAGCGATGTTCAGCCAAGCTACGTTGCAAAAGTGCTTGGCGTGAGCTTAGAGATAGTTGAAGAGAGAATACGAGTTTTGGAGAAGAGAAGAGAAATTGGAAGGACAGGAATATTTCTGTGTGAATCTGTTCCATCCTTTACGAGCTTTGAAGCACATTTGATGGAAATAGCTAAGAGCAACCCGATGGTGAGGAAGAGGCTGTTTTCATGA
- a CDS encoding queuosine precursor transporter — protein MLNFVLWAVVTLAAVTLTVITSRRYGIEIAVGIFSTLTVLANILANKIVAVGSFIVPAGVIVYSTTFLVTDVISEVYGKEVAKKAVICGFLANLIALMSLNLVLIWEPAPFAIEVSEAFSKALSQTPRIIIASLIAYIVSQMHDVYAFHFWKKVTKGKYLWLRNNASTVVSQAIDTTIFITLAFYGTFPLQTIAGMIFGQYIVKVIIALLDTPFIYIASSFMKTASSSPSGCS, from the coding sequence ATGCTCAACTTCGTACTTTGGGCTGTAGTAACTTTAGCTGCGGTAACTTTAACGGTCATAACCTCTAGGAGGTATGGTATCGAGATAGCGGTAGGAATATTTTCAACCCTAACAGTTTTGGCGAACATTCTAGCTAACAAGATAGTCGCAGTTGGCAGTTTCATTGTCCCTGCTGGAGTTATAGTCTATTCGACAACTTTTCTCGTCACAGACGTAATAAGCGAGGTTTATGGAAAGGAAGTGGCGAAGAAGGCGGTTATATGCGGATTTCTTGCAAATCTAATAGCTTTAATGTCCTTAAACCTCGTTTTAATTTGGGAGCCTGCTCCATTCGCAATTGAAGTTTCTGAAGCTTTCTCAAAAGCTCTTTCTCAAACTCCCAGAATAATCATTGCCTCCCTCATAGCATATATCGTATCTCAGATGCACGATGTCTACGCCTTCCACTTCTGGAAGAAAGTTACAAAAGGTAAATACCTTTGGCTTAGAAACAACGCATCAACTGTAGTTTCCCAAGCCATAGACACGACAATCTTTATAACACTTGCATTTTACGGAACTTTCCCCCTTCAGACTATTGCGGGCATGATATTCGGGCAGTACATAGTTAAAGTGATTATAGCCTTGCTGGACACTCCATTTATCTACATCGCAAGCAGCTTCATGAAAACAGCCTCTTCCTCACCATCGGGTTGCTCTTAG
- a CDS encoding ABC transporter ATP-binding protein, which produces MKILKTVSLSKFFDGLKALNKVNIEVDRQTLTLIIGPNGSGKSTFINTICGFYKPDEGKVYFEGKDITGLPPNKIYEHGIVRTFQTPQPLKKLTVLENLIIAERHVGENVLKALRYSSWLKQEEELVERAFKTLEFLKIDHLWDREAYKLSGGQLKLVEVGRALMTNPKMIVTDEPIAGVAPALAHEIFDRFVELKKKGITFLIVEHRLDIVMSYVDYVYVMASGQVISQGKPEDVMNDPRVIEVYLGGD; this is translated from the coding sequence ATGAAGATTCTGAAAACAGTTTCTCTTTCCAAATTTTTTGACGGTTTAAAGGCTCTTAACAAAGTCAACATCGAAGTCGATAGGCAAACATTAACACTCATAATAGGACCAAACGGTTCTGGCAAGTCAACCTTCATAAACACGATCTGTGGATTCTACAAGCCAGATGAGGGAAAAGTCTACTTTGAGGGCAAAGATATAACGGGCTTACCACCGAACAAGATATACGAGCATGGAATAGTTAGAACTTTCCAAACCCCACAACCACTTAAGAAGCTTACAGTTCTTGAGAATCTCATCATCGCAGAAAGACACGTTGGAGAAAATGTCTTAAAGGCTTTAAGATATTCGAGCTGGCTTAAGCAGGAGGAGGAACTTGTCGAAAGAGCCTTTAAAACGTTGGAGTTTCTGAAGATAGACCACTTGTGGGACAGAGAGGCTTACAAGCTGAGTGGAGGTCAGTTGAAGCTCGTAGAAGTTGGGAGAGCTTTGATGACTAATCCCAAGATGATCGTTACAGATGAACCTATAGCCGGAGTAGCTCCAGCTTTAGCTCATGAGATCTTTGATAGGTTTGTCGAGCTCAAGAAGAAGGGGATAACTTTCTTGATAGTCGAGCACAGACTTGATATAGTCATGAGTTATGTCGATTACGTCTACGTCATGGCGAGCGGTCAAGTCATATCGCAGGGCAAGCCAGAGGATGTAATGAACGATCCAAGGGTTATTGAAGTTTACCTAGGAGGTGATTGA